GCGTCGCGTCGCCGCCGCGCTGGGCGAGATGCGCCATGTCGACGAGTTCGATTTCGTTATAATCAACAATGACTTGCAGGAAGCGCTGGAGGATCTGGTCGCGGCGGTGCGGGCTTCGCGCCTGCGTTTGCCGCGGCAGCGCCTGCGCCATCCCGACGTGTTTCGTTTTCTTTCATCGCTTTGAATCCAAAGGATTATTCATGGCCCGTATCACTGCCGAAGACTGCCTGAAACAGATTCCCAACCGTTTCGAGATGGCCCTGGCCGCCACCTGGCGTGCCCGCCAGATCGCCACCGGCAGCACG
This genomic interval from Sulfuricystis multivorans contains the following:
- the rpoZ gene encoding DNA-directed RNA polymerase subunit omega, with the protein product MARITAEDCLKQIPNRFEMALAATWRARQIATGSTPLVDPDKDKPTVIALRELAEGKYGVEVLHRSLV